In bacterium, a genomic segment contains:
- a CDS encoding LysM peptidoglycan-binding domain-containing protein, with protein MKTILSGLMGVVLVLGSGCVTLVDQNTVAQQQADMEKLQENVQRIQEKINGLELEQQNLQRDLGSMKGAPKEDMLVRNRLDTLERQVQSLAAGRDADRKQIVNQVASIVGSSGSGSSGRSSSGRSGGSQSGVEHVVESGQTLSAIAVAYKVSASSIKKANSLKSDTLRAGQKLFIPK; from the coding sequence ATGAAAACAATTTTAAGTGGCTTGATGGGCGTTGTATTGGTGCTGGGGAGTGGCTGTGTGACGCTGGTGGATCAGAATACGGTGGCGCAGCAACAGGCTGACATGGAGAAGCTGCAAGAGAATGTGCAACGCATTCAGGAGAAAATTAACGGACTGGAGTTGGAACAGCAGAACCTTCAGCGCGACCTCGGTTCCATGAAAGGGGCGCCCAAGGAAGACATGCTTGTCCGAAACAGATTGGATACTTTGGAACGTCAGGTGCAGTCTTTAGCGGCAGGCCGTGATGCGGATCGCAAACAGATCGTCAATCAGGTGGCCTCCATTGTGGGGTCATCTGGCAGTGGCTCGTCAGGCCGGTCGTCCTCCGGGCGAAGTGGCGGTTCTCAGTCCGGAGTTGAGCATGTGGTTGAATCCGGCCAGACCTTGTCGGCCATAGCCGTGGCTTACAAGGTGAGCGCCAGTTCCATCAAAAAAGCCAATTCCCTAAAATCCGACACCTTGCGTGCCGGGCAGAAACTGTTTATTCCCAAGTGA
- a CDS encoding DUF1638 domain-containing protein has translation MAKYHLIACHVLWRELCYFASLSPHYFTFNFIKQGLHNTPELLKVQLQAAVDEAPDECDAILLGYGLCSNGAAGVVSRTKKMVIPKAHDCITLFLGTKERYRTYFDAHPGTYWYTPGWVECSVQPGKGRYDLLRKEYVEKYGEENADYLMEMEQNWMKEYNNAAYVDLGVGDTTRHKQFTHECAQWLGWKCDELSGDASLIKDFVCGQWDADRFLVVEPGQAIMPSHDEQVLKTN, from the coding sequence ATGGCTAAATATCATTTAATCGCGTGTCATGTGTTGTGGCGGGAATTGTGCTATTTTGCATCCTTGTCGCCGCATTACTTCACGTTCAATTTTATCAAGCAGGGCCTGCACAATACGCCGGAGTTATTGAAGGTTCAGCTTCAGGCTGCGGTGGATGAGGCGCCAGACGAGTGTGACGCTATTTTGCTGGGATATGGCTTGTGCAGTAATGGAGCGGCGGGAGTGGTTTCCCGCACGAAGAAGATGGTTATACCTAAGGCGCATGACTGTATTACGCTTTTTCTGGGAACCAAGGAGCGGTATCGGACGTATTTTGACGCTCATCCGGGAACCTACTGGTATACGCCTGGTTGGGTCGAATGTTCGGTGCAACCCGGGAAGGGGCGCTACGATCTGCTGCGCAAGGAGTATGTTGAGAAGTATGGGGAGGAAAATGCCGATTATCTGATGGAGATGGAACAGAACTGGATGAAGGAGTATAACAACGCCGCCTATGTTGATCTTGGGGTTGGGGATACGACCCGGCATAAGCAATTCACCCATGAATGCGCCCAGTGGCTGGGGTGGAAGTGCGACGAACTCTCAGGTGATGCCTCCCTGATTAAAGATTTTGTGTGTGGCCAATGGGATGCCGATCGATTTCTGGTTGTGGAGCCGGGGCAGGCCATCATGCCTTCACATGATGAACAAGTATTGAAAACAAATTGA